The Methanocaldococcus jannaschii DSM 2661 genome has a segment encoding these proteins:
- a CDS encoding glycosyltransferase → MSNKKKQLTVMGTVWDFWSVLKMFDKLYESKYISFYEPWLKGEIDKEKIILFNEKSKNPLLWPFKILKRTYKILKIIREFKPDLVITHHDDANVSIIPVILLNKIFKISNNTKFILWVRNNPIESYKEGLYSKIIILAYKYFYKYADIIIVQTQENKKIIESHFKSLKNKTKIVPNVYEIDKLQQLSNEPLEKQYRNIFKDSFVFINIGRLTEQKGQWFLIRSFKRVTEKYPNAKLIILGDGELKNKLQELINKLNLQNNVYLLGMQKNPFKFLKHSNCFVFSSLWEGLPNTVIEALSLNLPVISTDCKTGPREILCPELNISDKIDYPYYGKYGILTKPFSREFIWQDLNEKPLIEEEKMLADLMIKMIEDEDLRKRYSNGLERAKDFDIEKIIKEWKLLIEGTI, encoded by the coding sequence ATGTCCAACAAAAAGAAACAATTAACTGTAATGGGGACTGTTTGGGATTTCTGGTCAGTGTTAAAAATGTTTGACAAACTTTATGAATCAAAATATATTTCATTTTATGAGCCATGGTTAAAGGGCGAAATTGACAAAGAAAAGATAATACTATTTAACGAAAAATCTAAAAATCCTCTACTTTGGCCGTTTAAAATTTTAAAAAGAACTTATAAGATACTAAAAATTATTAGAGAATTCAAGCCAGATTTAGTTATAACCCATCATGATGATGCAAATGTTTCAATAATTCCAGTAATATTATTAAATAAAATTTTTAAAATATCCAACAATACTAAATTTATTTTATGGGTTAGGAACAACCCAATAGAATCATATAAAGAAGGTCTTTATTCTAAAATTATTATACTGGCATATAAATATTTTTATAAATATGCAGATATTATAATTGTTCAAACACAGGAAAATAAGAAAATAATAGAATCTCATTTTAAATCATTAAAAAATAAAACTAAAATTGTTCCGAATGTTTATGAAATTGATAAACTTCAACAACTATCTAACGAACCATTGGAAAAACAATATCGAAATATCTTTAAAGATTCTTTTGTATTTATAAATATTGGAAGATTAACCGAACAAAAAGGACAGTGGTTTTTAATCAGAAGTTTTAAAAGGGTTACTGAAAAATACCCAAACGCTAAACTAATAATTCTTGGAGATGGGGAGTTAAAAAATAAACTTCAAGAATTAATAAATAAATTAAACTTACAAAATAATGTTTATCTTTTAGGCATGCAGAAGAATCCATTCAAATTTTTAAAGCATTCGAATTGTTTTGTTTTCTCATCTTTGTGGGAGGGATTACCAAACACTGTTATAGAGGCGTTATCGTTAAACCTCCCTGTAATATCAACTGATTGTAAAACTGGTCCAAGGGAAATCTTATGCCCAGAGTTAAATATAAGTGATAAAATCGATTATCCTTATTATGGAAAGTATGGGATATTAACTAAACCATTTTCAAGAGAGTTTATATGGCAAGATTTAAATGAAAAACCTTTAATCGAAGAAGAGAAAATGTTAGCTGATTTAATGATTAAGATGATTGAAGATGAAGATTTGAGAAAGAGATATTCTAATGGGTTAGAAAGAGCTAAGGATTTTGACATTGAAAAGATAATTAAAGAATGGAAACTATTAATTGAGGGAACAATATGA
- a CDS encoding acyltransferase, with translation MIKLLKNTLKDPKKIMRALEFAPSFVFGKIYLSIFGINPLKVHNFGKIHIRKYDSSTIIIKSGILLRDVEIAARGNGKIIIGENFHCEPYVRLNVFEEGILEIGDNCGIGSFSIINATKKITIGSNVLISSHVHIIDGDHGFKKGELIRNQKMVSEPIEIGDDVWIGTGVKILKGVKIGEGAVIGAGSVVTRDIPPYSVAVGVPARVIKKRE, from the coding sequence ATGATTAAATTGTTAAAAAACACTTTAAAAGATCCAAAAAAAATTATGAGGGCTTTGGAATTTGCCCCTTCTTTTGTTTTTGGGAAGATATATTTGTCTATTTTTGGTATAAATCCTTTGAAGGTTCATAATTTTGGAAAAATCCATATTAGAAAATATGACAGCTCTACTATAATAATCAAAAGTGGGATTCTTTTAAGGGATGTAGAAATAGCAGCAAGAGGCAATGGAAAAATCATTATTGGAGAGAACTTTCACTGTGAACCGTATGTTAGATTAAACGTTTTTGAAGAGGGGATTTTAGAGATTGGAGATAATTGTGGAATTGGTTCATTTTCAATAATAAATGCTACTAAAAAAATAACAATTGGTAGTAATGTTTTAATTTCAAGTCATGTTCATATTATTGATGGAGACCATGGATTTAAAAAAGGAGAATTAATAAGGAATCAGAAAATGGTCTCAGAGCCTATTGAAATTGGAGATGATGTTTGGATTGGAACAGGAGTTAAAATATTAAAAGGGGTTAAAATTGGGGAAGGGGCTGTTATTGGAGCTGGAAGTGTTGTTACAAGAGATATTCCCCCATATTCAGTAGCTGTTGGAGTTCCTGCAAGAGTTATAAAGAAGAGGGAATAA
- a CDS encoding cytidylyltransferase domain-containing protein has product MKIIGIIQARTGSKRLKNKVLLKLGDRCILEILLERLKKSKKLDDIIVATTIKKEDNAIVELCNSLGVNVFRGSEKDVLDRFYNASKFYSGDVIVRITGDNPLTSIELIDKQVEYLLKNNFDYVSTKNIILGLSSEVFTFDALEKAWKNAKEKYQREHVTPYIYENPNLFKVFYLEPPEYLKREGIRLTIDTIKDFKLYLELQKHFDLINVDIRQIIDFLDKNPQIKNINSNVRQKSYREVEE; this is encoded by the coding sequence ATGAAAATAATAGGTATAATCCAAGCAAGAACAGGTTCAAAACGATTAAAAAATAAGGTATTATTGAAACTTGGCGATAGATGTATTTTAGAGATTCTCTTAGAAAGATTAAAAAAATCTAAAAAATTAGATGATATTATTGTCGCAACAACAATTAAAAAAGAAGATAATGCAATTGTAGAGCTTTGTAATAGTTTAGGAGTCAATGTTTTTAGAGGTTCTGAAAAGGATGTGTTGGATAGGTTTTATAATGCATCTAAGTTTTATAGTGGGGATGTTATCGTTAGGATAACTGGGGATAATCCACTAACATCTATTGAATTAATCGATAAACAAGTCGAATATTTATTAAAAAATAATTTTGATTATGTATCAACAAAAAATATTATTTTGGGTTTAAGTAGTGAGGTTTTTACCTTTGATGCATTAGAGAAAGCATGGAAAAATGCAAAAGAGAAATATCAAAGAGAACATGTAACTCCTTATATTTATGAAAATCCAAATTTATTTAAGGTTTTTTATTTAGAACCTCCAGAATATCTCAAAAGAGAGGGTATTAGATTAACAATTGATACTATAAAGGACTTTAAACTTTATTTAGAATTACAAAAACATTTTGATTTGATTAATGTAGATATTAGACAAATTATAGATTTTTTAGATAAAAACCCTCAAATAAAAAATATAAATTCAAATGTAAGACAAAAATCATATAGAGAGGTGGAGGAATGA
- a CDS encoding N-acetylneuraminate synthase family protein: MEKIKIGDRYVGKGEPTFIIAEGGLNHNGDIDIGKELVKEAKKCGADAIKFQSYHTEDFISKKSEYYELFKSLELSEEEFYELKEYAEKIGIMFISTPLDLKYVDILNKMNVPAFKIASGDLTFYPLLEKVAKTGKPVILSTGMSDIGEIWEAVKVLENNGCRDIILLHCISSYPTPYEDVNLNAIKTLKSIFNIPVGYSDHTLGILAPVVSVALGADVIEKHFTLDKNMEGPDHALSADPEEFKEMVNNIRLVEKMLGSGEKIPMPSERDVIVEARRSIVAKRNIKKGEYLSVDNISFKRPGRGIETKYLSIILNRKIKNDKEEDDIIYWDDLLGD; encoded by the coding sequence ATGGAAAAGATAAAAATTGGAGATAGATATGTTGGTAAAGGTGAGCCAACATTTATTATTGCAGAGGGGGGATTAAATCACAATGGGGATATCGATATAGGTAAAGAGTTAGTAAAAGAGGCAAAAAAATGCGGTGCTGATGCAATAAAATTCCAATCCTACCATACTGAGGATTTCATAAGCAAAAAATCAGAATATTATGAACTATTTAAAAGTTTAGAACTGTCAGAGGAGGAATTCTATGAACTAAAAGAATATGCAGAAAAAATTGGAATTATGTTTATCTCAACACCATTAGATTTAAAATATGTTGATATATTAAATAAAATGAATGTGCCTGCATTTAAAATTGCCTCTGGTGATTTAACCTTTTATCCCTTATTAGAAAAAGTGGCAAAAACAGGCAAGCCGGTGATTTTATCTACAGGAATGTCTGATATTGGGGAAATTTGGGAAGCAGTTAAAGTTTTAGAAAATAATGGATGCAGGGATATTATTTTATTGCATTGTATTTCATCTTACCCAACCCCTTATGAAGATGTCAATTTAAACGCTATTAAAACCTTGAAAAGTATATTCAATATCCCTGTGGGATATTCTGACCATACATTGGGAATACTCGCCCCAGTAGTTTCTGTTGCCTTAGGAGCGGATGTTATTGAGAAGCACTTTACCTTAGATAAAAATATGGAAGGTCCTGATCATGCTTTGTCAGCAGACCCAGAAGAATTTAAGGAAATGGTTAATAACATAAGATTAGTTGAAAAAATGCTTGGAAGTGGGGAAAAGATACCAATGCCTTCTGAAAGAGACGTTATTGTTGAAGCAAGAAGAAGTATTGTAGCAAAAAGAAATATTAAAAAAGGAGAATACTTAAGTGTTGATAATATTTCATTTAAAAGACCGGGGAGAGGTATTGAAACAAAGTATTTGAGCATAATATTAAACAGAAAAATCAAAAACGATAAAGAAGAGGATGATATAATATACTGGGATGATTTATTAGGGGATTGA
- a CDS encoding UDP-N-acetylglucosamine 4,6-dehydratase family protein encodes MFQDISNFYKDKTILVTGGTGSIGKEIVKTLLKFNPKTIRVLDINETALFELEHELNSEKIRCFIGDVRDKDRLKRAIEEVDVVFHAAALKHVPLCEYNPFEAVKTNVIGTQNLIEVAMDEEVEKFITISTDKAVNPVNVMGATKLLAERLTISANLYKGKRKTAFSVVRFGNVLNSRGSILPLLKEQIKKGGPVTLTHPDMTRFIMSINEAVKLVLKACYLAKGGEIFILKMPSVRIKDLIEVVIEELAPKYGYKPEDIEIKIIGKRPGEKLYEELIIEEEIYNLEELEDMFVVYPYGVDGNKNNKIIYNSKDAKFLNKEKIKKILKEISYL; translated from the coding sequence ATGTTTCAAGATATATCAAATTTTTATAAAGATAAAACTATTCTCGTTACAGGAGGAACTGGCTCAATAGGTAAAGAAATAGTAAAAACATTATTAAAATTTAATCCAAAAACAATTAGAGTATTAGATATAAATGAAACTGCATTGTTTGAATTAGAACATGAGCTAAATTCAGAGAAAATTAGATGTTTTATTGGGGATGTTAGGGATAAGGATAGGTTAAAAAGAGCTATTGAGGAGGTAGATGTTGTATTCCATGCAGCTGCATTAAAGCACGTTCCCCTCTGCGAATACAACCCATTTGAAGCTGTAAAAACTAACGTTATTGGAACTCAAAATTTGATTGAAGTAGCAATGGATGAAGAAGTTGAAAAATTTATAACAATAAGCACAGACAAGGCAGTAAATCCAGTAAATGTTATGGGCGCTACCAAATTATTGGCTGAAAGATTAACAATTTCAGCAAATTTATATAAAGGAAAGAGAAAAACGGCTTTTTCTGTTGTTAGATTTGGAAATGTTCTAAATTCAAGAGGTTCCATACTGCCATTACTAAAAGAACAAATAAAAAAAGGAGGGCCTGTAACTTTAACCCATCCAGATATGACAAGATTTATAATGTCTATTAATGAAGCTGTTAAATTAGTTTTAAAAGCTTGTTATTTGGCTAAAGGTGGGGAAATATTCATTTTAAAAATGCCTTCTGTTAGAATTAAAGATTTAATTGAGGTTGTTATTGAGGAACTCGCTCCAAAATATGGATATAAACCAGAAGATATTGAAATTAAAATTATTGGAAAGAGGCCTGGTGAAAAACTATATGAAGAGTTAATTATCGAAGAAGAAATTTATAACTTAGAAGAGTTAGAAGATATGTTTGTTGTTTATCCTTATGGAGTAGATGGAAATAAAAATAATAAGATAATTTATAATTCGAAGGATGCCAAATTTTTAAATAAAGAGAAAATTAAAAAAATATTAAAAGAAATTAGTTATTTATAA
- a CDS encoding glycosyltransferase family protein, translated as MIVEIYNFNFIRINEKEIKLFYNTYPPLKKLECYLDFIKELVSNSYKNNKFIKKDEFEHLVYNTFLYFLINWDNLYHTNQMPFYIWYNFKERVDDILKSEKDITFILNQKYVNIDYFGKYLKKFTNNIKSKNKNRIVDYIMENFQGNLIMLYFLVRKIIMNKNNNYRFDILFITDYDRYYGNNRFFGNHLFKNEEFKKLLKNFDINLTDKNYSILFTKYNFINLPKYIKDYYKKRQDYLFIEDILNLKLGFDILLNSSKIFKKVNLTNYNDEHEKFIHTMFNIFLKHKLPFVLWFYLSIKDYISKTNIKCIVGDSERNFMFYLCNIYRLWRKNIKTIAFSHEVINNNYIHLPISEKYSCIPDCKLVWNENIKKLLIDKYNFPKDKVIVFPDPRFLYWKKYPKKEKTILFVSQGYPEFYEEIFNTFRDKKLINTLIEHGYSFYFKPHPGEYLNDFSIRELEKLKNIKEIKIINGLNFVPEYTIGMSSTMIYELLNAGSKSFFLESNAKETFMMDDKEFKKYFRKNLKEIFFEILNKQL; from the coding sequence ATGATTGTAGAAATATATAACTTTAATTTCATTAGAATTAACGAAAAAGAAATAAAATTATTTTATAACACATATCCACCATTAAAAAAATTAGAGTGTTATCTTGATTTTATAAAGGAGTTAGTATCTAACTCATACAAAAATAACAAATTTATTAAAAAGGATGAGTTTGAGCATTTAGTATATAACACTTTCTTATATTTTTTAATTAATTGGGATAACCTATATCACACAAATCAAATGCCATTCTATATCTGGTATAATTTTAAAGAAAGAGTTGATGATATATTAAAATCAGAAAAAGATATAACATTTATTTTAAATCAGAAATATGTAAATATTGATTATTTTGGAAAATATTTAAAAAAATTTACCAATAATATAAAATCAAAAAATAAAAATAGAATAGTGGATTATATTATGGAAAATTTTCAAGGTAATTTAATTATGCTATATTTTTTAGTTAGAAAAATAATAATGAACAAAAATAACAATTACAGGTTTGATATATTATTTATAACAGATTACGACAGATATTATGGAAATAATAGATTTTTTGGTAATCATTTATTTAAGAATGAAGAGTTTAAAAAACTATTAAAAAATTTTGATATTAATTTAACAGATAAGAATTACTCAATTTTATTTACTAAGTATAATTTTATCAATTTGCCAAAATATATTAAAGATTACTATAAAAAGAGACAAGATTACCTATTTATTGAAGATATTTTAAATTTAAAGTTGGGTTTTGATATATTGCTAAACTCTTCTAAAATTTTTAAAAAAGTAAATTTAACTAACTACAATGATGAACATGAAAAGTTTATTCATACAATGTTTAATATATTCTTAAAACATAAATTACCTTTTGTTTTATGGTTCTATTTATCTATAAAGGATTATATCTCAAAAACCAATATTAAATGTATTGTTGGGGACTCTGAAAGAAACTTCATGTTTTATCTGTGCAATATTTATAGGTTGTGGAGAAAAAATATAAAAACTATCGCCTTTAGTCATGAGGTAATTAACAATAACTATATCCATCTTCCAATATCGGAAAAATATAGTTGTATTCCAGATTGTAAATTAGTTTGGAACGAAAATATAAAAAAACTCTTAATTGATAAATATAACTTTCCGAAAGATAAAGTTATTGTCTTTCCAGACCCAAGATTCTTATATTGGAAAAAATATCCTAAAAAAGAAAAAACGATATTATTTGTATCTCAAGGTTATCCTGAATTTTATGAAGAGATATTTAATACTTTTAGAGATAAAAAATTAATAAATACTTTAATCGAACATGGTTATTCTTTCTACTTTAAACCTCATCCTGGAGAGTATTTGAATGATTTCTCAATTAGAGAGTTAGAAAAATTAAAAAACATAAAAGAAATAAAAATAATAAATGGACTTAATTTTGTTCCAGAATATACAATAGGGATGAGTTCAACAATGATTTATGAACTTTTAAATGCTGGAAGTAAAAGTTTCTTCTTAGAATCCAATGCAAAAGAAACATTTATGATGGATGATAAAGAATTTAAAAAATATTTTAGAAAAAATTTAAAGGAAATATTTTTTGAAATTTTAAATAAACAATTATAA
- the pseG gene encoding UDP-2,4-diacetamido-2,4,6-trideoxy-beta-L-altropyranose hydrolase, with translation MKIAIITDGSVEMGMGHVYRTLSLANELRKFNVNEIIFFTKSDEDVIKKIEENGFKVIKCSDNNDILKNIKNIKPDVVIIDDLGIEEDFAKNIRELCKKLIFFDNPNPSSNKYADIVVNAIVGSELKNRKYFDEENKTLYFYGPKYLILRNEFYKVKKEMLSRSKNKETKNILIAFGGSDPSNLTCKVLEELLSKDRDFNINVVLGPKFQYEDELNNLLKRYSKSDKIKIYKNIDNMAELMKDNDLIITSPGMTMFEALFLGIPVVVLYQNELQRECYDDYLKKISKTHLNPLKEGYFIDAEHTDLHIGKGKFEIIEAITNIYNCKKIGEDSKIIIRQITDNDLELLMAWRSNPLIYKFFYIQKEPLKWEEHYSWWMSRENRVDWIILLRENNTIRKVGSVNVSQLNTDNPEIGILIGEFFLWGKHIGRHSVSLVLKWLKNIGYKKAHARILENNIRSIKLFESLGFKKTKKGRENEWIYEVNL, from the coding sequence ATGAAGATTGCTATCATTACTGATGGCAGTGTTGAGATGGGGATGGGGCATGTTTATAGGACATTATCATTAGCAAATGAACTAAGAAAGTTTAATGTTAATGAAATTATATTCTTTACGAAAAGTGATGAGGATGTGATTAAAAAAATAGAAGAAAATGGCTTTAAAGTTATAAAATGTAGCGATAATAATGATATCTTAAAAAACATTAAAAATATAAAGCCAGATGTTGTTATTATTGATGATTTAGGTATTGAAGAGGATTTCGCAAAGAATATAAGAGAATTATGCAAAAAATTGATATTTTTTGATAATCCAAATCCTTCATCAAATAAATATGCTGATATTGTGGTTAATGCAATAGTTGGAAGTGAATTAAAAAACAGAAAATATTTTGATGAAGAAAATAAAACTTTATATTTTTATGGACCGAAGTATTTGATTTTAAGAAATGAGTTTTATAAGGTTAAAAAAGAAATGTTGAGTAGAAGTAAAAATAAAGAGACAAAAAACATATTAATAGCTTTTGGTGGAAGTGATCCATCAAATTTAACCTGTAAGGTATTAGAAGAGCTTCTGTCTAAAGATAGAGATTTTAATATTAACGTTGTTCTTGGACCTAAGTTCCAATATGAAGACGAATTGAATAATTTATTAAAAAGGTATAGTAAATCAGATAAAATAAAAATCTACAAAAATATAGATAATATGGCTGAACTTATGAAAGATAATGATTTAATTATAACATCACCAGGAATGACGATGTTTGAAGCACTATTCTTAGGGATTCCAGTGGTCGTTTTATATCAAAATGAATTACAAAGAGAATGTTATGATGATTATTTAAAGAAAATATCTAAAACTCATTTGAATCCTTTAAAAGAAGGATATTTTATAGATGCAGAGCATACTGATTTACATATAGGAAAAGGGAAATTTGAGATTATTGAAGCTATAACTAATATATATAATTGTAAAAAAATTGGTGAAGATTCCAAAATTATAATTAGACAAATTACCGATAATGATCTCGAACTTTTAATGGCATGGAGATCTAATCCATTAATATATAAATTTTTTTATATTCAAAAAGAACCCCTAAAGTGGGAAGAACACTATTCTTGGTGGATGTCTCGTGAGAATAGGGTAGATTGGATAATACTACTTAGAGAAAATAATACAATTAGAAAAGTAGGTAGTGTAAATGTTTCACAATTGAATACTGATAATCCAGAAATTGGAATACTCATTGGGGAGTTCTTTTTATGGGGTAAACATATTGGAAGACATTCAGTTTCACTCGTGCTTAAGTGGTTGAAAAATATAGGATATAAAAAAGCACATGCGAGAATATTAGAAAACAACATTCGATCCATTAAACTTTTTGAATCATTAGGATTCAAAAAAACTAAAAAAGGTAGAGAAAACGAATGGATATACGAAGTGAATTTATAA
- the pseC gene encoding UDP-4-amino-4,6-dideoxy-N-acetyl-beta-L-altrosamine transaminase, which produces MIRESFLPPFRPCIGEEEINEVIDTLKSDWITMGPKTLKFEELFRNYIGSKFAISLNSCTAGLHLSLVALNIKDKDEVITTPYTFAATGNVIVHQRAKPVFVDIDKETYNINVEEIENAITERTKAIIPVHYAGHPCEMDEILKIARDYDLYVIEDAAHALGAEYKGKKIGTIGDTTSFSFYATKNITTGEGGMVTTDNEEIAEKIKILRLHGISRDAWKRYSSEGSWYYEIIECGYKYNMTDIQASIGIHQLKKAEIMRKRREEIAKIYNEEFENLEGLITPTIKKHVKHAWHLYPLLINIDRLKINRTKFIEELKKQNIGTSVHFIPLHLHPFYRKTFGYKKGDFPNAEWVYEREISLPIYPKMTDDDVIDVVNAVKKIVSENR; this is translated from the coding sequence ATGATAAGAGAAAGTTTTTTGCCACCATTTAGGCCATGTATTGGTGAAGAAGAGATAAATGAAGTTATAGATACATTAAAGTCAGATTGGATAACTATGGGTCCAAAAACATTAAAATTTGAAGAATTGTTTAGAAATTATATTGGAAGTAAATTTGCAATATCCTTAAATTCATGCACAGCCGGGTTACATCTGTCATTGGTTGCATTAAATATAAAGGATAAAGATGAAGTCATAACTACACCATATACCTTTGCAGCAACTGGGAACGTTATAGTTCATCAAAGGGCAAAGCCCGTATTTGTTGATATTGATAAAGAAACCTATAATATTAACGTTGAGGAGATAGAAAATGCCATAACTGAGAGAACAAAGGCAATAATTCCTGTCCATTATGCAGGACATCCATGTGAAATGGATGAAATATTAAAAATAGCAAGAGACTATGATTTATATGTAATTGAAGATGCTGCACATGCATTGGGGGCAGAGTATAAAGGAAAAAAAATAGGTACTATTGGAGATACAACATCATTCAGCTTTTATGCAACAAAAAATATAACCACTGGGGAGGGGGGAATGGTTACTACTGACAATGAAGAGATTGCAGAAAAAATAAAAATACTGCGACTACATGGGATAAGTAGAGACGCTTGGAAAAGATACTCATCCGAGGGCTCATGGTACTATGAGATTATCGAGTGTGGTTATAAATATAACATGACCGACATTCAAGCATCAATCGGAATACATCAACTAAAAAAAGCAGAGATAATGAGAAAAAGAAGAGAAGAAATCGCTAAAATTTATAATGAAGAGTTTGAAAATCTTGAGGGGTTAATAACTCCAACCATAAAAAAACATGTTAAACATGCATGGCACTTATATCCGTTGTTAATAAATATCGATAGATTGAAGATAAACAGAACCAAATTTATTGAAGAGTTAAAAAAACAGAATATTGGAACAAGTGTTCATTTTATCCCATTACACTTGCATCCATTTTATAGGAAAACTTTTGGATATAAAAAAGGTGATTTTCCAAATGCAGAGTGGGTTTATGAGAGAGAGATTTCCTTGCCAATATATCCAAAAATGACTGATGATGATGTAATTGATGTAGTTAATGCGGTTAAAAAAATTGTTTCTGAGAACAGATGA